A single Mixta calida DNA region contains:
- the glyQ gene encoding glycine--tRNA ligase subunit alpha gives MQKFDTKTFQGLILTLQDYWARQGCTIVQPLDMEVGAGTSHPMTCLRALGPEPIAAAYVQPSRRPTDGRYGENPNRLQHYYQFQVIIKPSPDNIQELYLGSLKELGIDPTVHDIRFVEDNWENPTLGAWGLGWEVWLNGMEVTQFTYFQQVGGLECKPVTGEITYGLERLAMYIQGVDSVYDLVWSDGPLGKTTYGDVFHQNEVEQSTYNFEYADVDFLFTCFEQYEKEAQKLLALEKPLPLPAYERILKAAHSFNLLDARKAISVTERQRYILRIRTLTKAVAEAYYASREALGFPMCNNNK, from the coding sequence ATGCAAAAGTTTGATACCAAGACCTTTCAGGGCCTGATCCTGACCTTGCAGGATTACTGGGCGCGTCAGGGCTGCACCATCGTTCAACCTCTGGACATGGAAGTCGGCGCTGGCACTTCTCACCCGATGACCTGCCTGCGTGCGCTGGGGCCGGAGCCGATCGCCGCCGCTTATGTGCAGCCTTCACGTCGTCCTACCGACGGCCGCTACGGGGAAAACCCGAACCGCTTACAGCACTATTACCAGTTTCAGGTGATCATTAAGCCGTCGCCGGACAATATTCAGGAGCTCTATCTCGGCTCGCTGAAAGAGCTGGGCATCGATCCCACTGTTCATGACATCCGCTTTGTTGAAGACAACTGGGAAAACCCGACGCTGGGCGCCTGGGGTCTCGGCTGGGAAGTCTGGCTGAACGGCATGGAAGTGACGCAGTTCACCTATTTCCAGCAGGTCGGCGGCCTCGAGTGCAAACCGGTAACCGGCGAAATCACCTACGGCCTGGAGCGTCTGGCGATGTATATCCAGGGCGTCGACAGCGTCTACGATCTGGTCTGGAGCGACGGCCCGCTGGGTAAAACCACCTACGGCGACGTGTTCCATCAGAACGAAGTCGAGCAGTCCACCTACAACTTTGAATATGCCGACGTGGATTTCCTTTTCACCTGCTTCGAGCAGTATGAAAAAGAGGCCCAGAAGCTGCTGGCGCTGGAAAAACCGCTGCCGCTGCCGGCCTATGAGCGCATCCTGAAGGCGGCGCACAGCTTTAACCTGCTGGACGCGCGCAAGGCGATCTCGGTGACCGAACGTCAGCGCTATATTCTGCGCATCCGCACCCTGACCAAAGCCGTGGCTGAAGCCTACTACGCCTCCCGCGAGGCGCTGGGCTTCCCGATGTGCAATAACAACAAATAA
- the xylF gene encoding D-xylose ABC transporter substrate-binding protein, translated as MKMKHTLLAVCAALALFSQAGAAKEVKIGMAIDDLRLERWQKDRDIFVKKAESLGASVFVQSANGNEETQMSQIENMINRGVDVLVIIPYNGQVLSNVIAEAKQEGIKVLAYDRMINNADIDFYISFDNEKVGELQAQSLVKQVPQGNYFLMGGSPVDNNARLFRDGQMKVLKPLIDQGKIKVVGDQWVDAWLPENALKIMENALTANNNHIDAVVASNDATAGGAIQALSAQGLAGKVAISGQDADLAAIKRIENGTQTMTVYKPITKLADEAAKIAVELGEGKQPKSNATLNNGKKAVPSWLLTPIPVDKSNIDSTVVADGFHKKSDL; from the coding sequence ATGAAAATGAAACACACTCTACTGGCCGTCTGCGCGGCGTTGGCCCTGTTCAGTCAGGCTGGCGCGGCGAAAGAGGTGAAGATCGGCATGGCGATTGACGATCTGCGCCTTGAGCGCTGGCAAAAAGATCGCGATATTTTCGTCAAAAAAGCGGAATCGCTGGGCGCCAGCGTATTTGTGCAGTCCGCCAACGGCAATGAAGAAACCCAGATGTCGCAAATTGAAAATATGATTAACCGCGGCGTAGATGTGCTGGTGATTATTCCTTATAACGGCCAGGTATTAAGTAATGTGATTGCCGAAGCGAAGCAGGAAGGTATTAAAGTACTGGCTTACGATCGCATGATAAATAATGCCGATATCGATTTTTATATCTCATTCGATAATGAAAAAGTAGGCGAACTTCAGGCCCAGAGCCTGGTTAAGCAGGTGCCGCAGGGCAATTATTTTCTGATGGGCGGATCGCCGGTGGATAATAATGCCCGTCTGTTCCGCGACGGGCAGATGAAGGTGCTGAAGCCGCTGATCGATCAGGGCAAAATCAAGGTGGTGGGCGATCAGTGGGTTGACGCCTGGCTGCCGGAAAACGCCTTAAAAATCATGGAAAACGCCCTGACCGCAAACAATAACCATATCGACGCGGTCGTCGCCTCTAACGACGCCACCGCCGGCGGCGCGATCCAGGCGCTCTCCGCACAGGGGCTGGCAGGCAAAGTAGCGATTTCCGGTCAGGACGCGGACCTGGCGGCAATCAAGCGCATCGAGAACGGCACGCAAACCATGACGGTCTATAAACCGATCACCAAACTGGCGGATGAGGCGGCGAAAATCGCCGTCGAACTGGGCGAAGGCAAACAGCCCAAATCCAACGCCACCCTCAACAACGGCAAAAAAGCGGTGCCCTCCTGGCTGCTGACGCCGATTCCGGTCGATAAGAGCAATATCGACAGCACCGTCGTCGCCGACGGCTTCCACAAAAAAAGCGACCTCTGA
- the xylR gene encoding D-xylose utilization transcriptional activator XylR (D-xylose enhances binding of XylR to the xyl promoter and activates transcription.) produces MFEKRFRISLLFNANKVYDRQVVEGVGEYLQASQTDWDIFIEEDFRCRIDNIRECLGDGVIADYDDKEIEALLKNVDVPIVGVGGSYHRPEDYPPVHYIATDNAALVESAFLHLKEKGINRFAFYGLPASCGKRWAQEREYAFRQRVAQERYQGVIYQGMETAPANWQHAQNRLADWLQTLPPQTGIIAVTDARARHLLQVCEHLNIPVPEKLCVIGIDNEELTRYLSRVALSSVAQGTRQMGYQAAKLLHRLLDRQPLPLQRILVPPMKVIARRSTDYRSLHDPAVIQAMHYIRCNACKGIKVEQVLDAVGMSRSNLEKRFKDETGETIHTMIHSEKLERARMLLVSSSMPINEISQMCGYPSLQYFYSVFKKSYATTPKEYRQQSGEVMS; encoded by the coding sequence ATGTTTGAGAAACGTTTTCGCATCAGCCTGCTGTTTAACGCCAACAAAGTCTACGATCGCCAGGTGGTGGAGGGCGTTGGCGAATATCTACAGGCGTCGCAAACCGATTGGGACATCTTTATCGAGGAAGATTTTCGCTGCCGTATCGACAACATCCGTGAATGTCTCGGCGACGGCGTCATCGCAGACTATGACGATAAAGAGATCGAGGCGCTGCTAAAAAACGTAGACGTGCCGATTGTCGGCGTCGGCGGTTCTTACCATCGGCCGGAGGATTATCCGCCGGTCCACTATATCGCCACCGATAACGCCGCGCTGGTGGAGAGCGCCTTCCTGCACCTTAAGGAAAAGGGCATTAACCGCTTCGCCTTTTACGGCCTGCCCGCCTCCTGTGGCAAGCGCTGGGCGCAGGAGCGTGAATACGCCTTTCGTCAGCGGGTGGCGCAAGAACGTTATCAGGGGGTGATTTATCAGGGCATGGAGACCGCGCCGGCCAACTGGCAGCATGCGCAGAACCGGCTCGCCGACTGGCTACAGACGCTGCCGCCGCAGACCGGGATTATCGCCGTAACCGACGCGCGCGCCCGTCACCTGTTGCAGGTGTGCGAGCATTTAAATATTCCGGTGCCGGAGAAGCTGTGCGTGATCGGCATCGATAACGAGGAGCTGACGCGCTACCTGTCGCGCGTCGCGCTTTCGTCGGTGGCGCAGGGCACGCGCCAGATGGGTTATCAGGCGGCCAAGCTGCTGCATCGCCTGCTGGACCGTCAGCCGCTGCCGCTACAGCGTATTCTGGTGCCGCCGATGAAAGTGATCGCCCGCCGCTCTACTGATTATCGTTCGCTGCACGATCCGGCGGTGATTCAGGCGATGCACTATATCCGCTGCAATGCCTGTAAAGGCATCAAGGTGGAACAGGTGCTGGACGCCGTCGGCATGTCGCGCTCCAACCTGGAAAAGCGCTTTAAGGATGAAACCGGCGAGACCATCCATACCATGATTCACAGCGAAAAGCTGGAGCGCGCGCGCATGCTGCTGGTCTCCTCTTCCATGCCGATTAATGAGATTTCGCAGATGTGCGGCTACCCTTCGCTGCAATATTTTTATTCCGTGTTTAAGAAAAGCTACGCCACCACGCCGAAGGAGTATCGCCAGCAGAGCGGCGAGGTGATGAGCTAA
- a CDS encoding acyltransferase: MSLQKIGWIDNLRAVACLMVIVIHTTTWYITNSDQVAESAWDLANLLNSASRVCVPLFFMISGYLFFGERSAQPRHFLRIALCLLFYSVVALLYISLLTPISEKLSLLHLLQKPVFYHLWFFFAIITIYLFSPLIQVKPTTAGYVAALVLVMAIIANPHTADQSTGRFQWLPVNLYISGESIYYLLYALLGRALGTMNTEKRGVSWLAALLFLACVAGISLGTKQELHVNGAFSDLWYLYCGPLVFIGALSLFTWFKNCLNQRPLPGLALISRNSLPIYGFHALFIHFMRTHHLDYTQRPPLDIVLIFSVTLAGSLLLALGLRRLDRHHLVS; this comes from the coding sequence ATGTCTCTGCAAAAGATCGGCTGGATAGATAATTTACGCGCCGTCGCCTGCCTGATGGTGATCGTGATTCACACGACAACCTGGTATATCACCAACAGCGACCAGGTGGCGGAATCCGCCTGGGATTTGGCGAACCTGCTTAACTCCGCGTCGCGCGTCTGCGTGCCGCTGTTCTTTATGATCTCCGGCTACCTGTTTTTCGGCGAACGCAGCGCGCAGCCGCGCCACTTTCTGCGGATCGCGCTCTGCCTGTTGTTCTACAGCGTGGTGGCGCTGCTCTACATCAGCCTGCTAACGCCGATCAGTGAAAAGCTGTCGCTGCTGCACCTGCTGCAAAAGCCGGTGTTCTATCACCTGTGGTTCTTCTTCGCCATCATCACTATCTATCTTTTTTCGCCGCTGATTCAGGTAAAACCGACCACGGCGGGCTACGTCGCCGCGCTGGTGTTGGTAATGGCGATAATCGCCAATCCCCATACCGCCGACCAGTCAACCGGGCGTTTCCAGTGGCTGCCGGTCAATCTCTATATCAGCGGCGAAAGCATTTACTACCTGCTCTATGCCCTGCTGGGCCGCGCCCTTGGCACCATGAACACGGAAAAGCGCGGCGTCAGCTGGCTGGCGGCGCTGCTGTTTCTTGCCTGTGTGGCGGGCATTTCGCTGGGCACCAAACAGGAGCTGCACGTTAACGGCGCGTTCTCCGACCTCTGGTATCTTTACTGCGGCCCGCTGGTGTTTATCGGCGCGCTGAGCCTGTTCACCTGGTTTAAAAACTGCCTGAACCAGCGTCCGCTGCCAGGGCTGGCGCTGATCTCACGCAATTCACTGCCGATTTACGGCTTTCACGCGCTGTTTATCCACTTTATGCGCACCCATCACCTTGATTATACCCAGCGGCCGCCGCTGGATATCGTCCTGATATTCAGCGTGACGCTGGCGGGCAGCCTGCTGCTGGCGCTGGGCCTGCGCCGTCTCGACAGGCATCATCTGGTGAGTTAA
- a CDS encoding xylose ABC transporter ATP-binding protein, with protein sequence MTTLLEMKNITKRFGNVKAVDDISLRLEAGEVVSLCGENGSGKSTLMKVLCGLYPTGDYEGEILFAGEPLRAATIRDTERKGIVIIHQELALVRQLTVLENIFLGSELTRGGVVDDETMALRCQRLLQQVKLDISPHTRVGELGIGQQQLVEIARALNKQVRLLILDEPTSSLTEQETGVLLEIVKDLRDHGIACVYISHKLNEVKAISDTICVIRDGKHIDTCPADGLSEDDIITMMVGRELTALYPREPHEQGEEILRVEKLTAWHPVNRHLRRVDNVSFTLRRGEILGVAGLVGAGRTETVQCLTGLWPGRWEGEVVIQGHRVNPKRWDCQQAIRHGIAMVPEDRKKDGIVPLLGVGKNITLAALSQFSGPLSVLDEAREQVAINDAIRQLRVKTASPELAVGRLSGGNQQKAVIAKCLLLNPQVLILDEPTRGIDIGARVEIYKLIHQLVQQGIAIIVISSELPEVLGLSDRVLVMHEGQIKADLPNHNLTQEQVMEAALRSEHYA encoded by the coding sequence ATGACGACGCTGCTGGAAATGAAAAATATCACCAAGCGCTTCGGCAACGTGAAGGCGGTGGACGATATTTCGCTGCGTCTTGAGGCGGGCGAAGTAGTGTCGCTGTGCGGCGAAAACGGCTCCGGCAAATCGACGCTGATGAAAGTGCTGTGCGGGCTCTATCCGACAGGCGACTACGAAGGAGAGATCCTGTTCGCCGGCGAGCCGCTGCGCGCCGCCACCATCCGCGATACGGAGCGCAAAGGCATCGTCATTATCCATCAGGAGCTGGCGCTGGTGCGGCAGCTGACGGTGCTGGAAAACATCTTTCTCGGCAGTGAGCTCACCCGTGGCGGCGTGGTTGACGATGAAACCATGGCGCTGCGCTGCCAGCGTTTATTACAGCAGGTGAAGCTGGATATCTCGCCCCATACGCGCGTCGGGGAGCTGGGCATCGGACAGCAGCAGCTGGTGGAGATCGCCCGTGCGCTGAACAAGCAGGTACGGCTGCTGATTCTCGATGAGCCGACCTCTTCGCTCACCGAGCAGGAGACCGGCGTGCTGCTGGAGATCGTCAAAGATCTGCGCGATCACGGCATCGCCTGTGTCTATATCTCGCATAAGCTGAACGAGGTGAAGGCGATTTCCGACACCATCTGCGTAATCCGCGACGGCAAGCATATTGATACCTGTCCGGCAGACGGGTTGAGCGAAGACGACATCATCACCATGATGGTCGGGCGCGAGCTGACCGCGCTCTATCCGCGCGAACCGCATGAACAGGGCGAAGAGATATTACGGGTAGAAAAGCTGACCGCCTGGCATCCGGTGAACCGTCATTTGCGGCGGGTGGATAACGTCTCTTTTACGCTGCGACGCGGCGAAATACTGGGTGTTGCCGGGCTGGTGGGCGCGGGCCGCACCGAGACCGTGCAGTGCCTGACCGGTCTCTGGCCGGGACGCTGGGAAGGCGAGGTGGTGATACAGGGCCATCGCGTTAATCCTAAGCGCTGGGACTGCCAGCAGGCGATTCGTCACGGCATCGCCATGGTGCCGGAAGATCGTAAAAAGGACGGCATCGTGCCGCTGCTGGGCGTCGGCAAAAATATCACTCTTGCGGCGCTCAGCCAGTTCAGCGGCCCGCTTTCGGTGCTGGACGAGGCGCGCGAACAGGTCGCCATCAATGACGCCATTCGCCAGCTAAGAGTGAAAACCGCCTCGCCGGAACTGGCGGTGGGCCGTCTCAGCGGCGGCAACCAGCAGAAGGCGGTGATCGCTAAATGCCTGCTGCTGAACCCACAGGTGCTGATCCTCGACGAGCCGACGCGCGGCATCGATATCGGCGCGCGCGTGGAGATCTACAAGCTGATTCATCAACTGGTGCAACAGGGCATCGCCATTATCGTTATCTCCTCTGAACTGCCGGAAGTGCTGGGGCTGAGCGATCGCGTGCTGGTGATGCATGAAGGCCAAATCAAAGCTGACTTGCCGAACCATAACCTGACGCAGGAGCAGGTGATGGAAGCGGCGCTGCGGAGTGAACATTATGCTTAA
- a CDS encoding SLATT domain-containing protein has product MKEFLESLSKSAWETSCARYNSSRRLKIREIFSTISIALIGLSGIALSLIQFSFGETFGKNLNNLVTAFSIVLSMLLIIISLIEWGFAAGAKSEALFRNAELLNEHERKITLFKSKITNDLSEEDYNKIDSLREEYERIKSTCVFNHSPLDYEYHKIIRKRFYIAKTTEHFSLIRELKGRLSYYLCSIWGYLLIWGVVVFFFYAVIKKVIALP; this is encoded by the coding sequence ATGAAAGAATTTTTAGAGAGCTTAAGTAAATCAGCGTGGGAAACGTCATGCGCAAGATACAATTCATCTCGAAGATTAAAGATAAGAGAAATATTTTCCACTATCAGTATAGCATTGATAGGATTATCAGGAATAGCGCTTTCTTTAATACAATTTTCCTTCGGTGAAACCTTTGGGAAAAACCTTAATAACCTTGTAACTGCTTTTTCAATTGTATTAAGCATGTTGCTTATAATAATAAGTTTGATTGAGTGGGGATTTGCTGCAGGCGCTAAATCAGAAGCTTTATTTCGCAATGCGGAATTACTCAATGAACATGAGAGAAAAATAACCCTCTTTAAGTCGAAGATAACTAATGACTTATCTGAAGAAGATTATAATAAAATTGATTCTCTCCGTGAAGAGTATGAAAGGATAAAGTCTACCTGTGTTTTTAATCATAGCCCATTGGACTATGAATATCATAAAATTATAAGAAAAAGATTTTATATAGCCAAAACTACTGAGCATTTTAGTCTAATCAGAGAGCTAAAGGGACGATTATCATATTATCTATGTAGTATTTGGGGTTATTTATTGATATGGGGTGTAGTCGTATTTTTCTTTTATGCGGTAATTAAAAAAGTTATTGCATTGCCTTAA
- the xylB gene encoding xylulokinase — protein MVIGIDLGTSGVKVVLLNAAGEVVASQTEKLTVSRPQPLWSEQDANSWWQATDSALQALRQQHDLSQVRAIGLTGQMHGATLLDAQHQPLRPAILWNDGRSLAQCQQLEESVPQARQITGNLMMPGFTAPKLLWVREHEPAVFSRIAKVLLPKDYLRWRLTGDFASDMSDAAGTLWLDVANRCWSDALLEACGLTQAQMPTLFEGNQITGYLQPALAQRWGMESVPVVAGGGDNAAGAIGTGMINAGQSMLSLGTSGVYFVVSDGFLANPESAVHSFCHALPNRWHLMSVMLSAAACLDWAAALTGCADVPALLAEAERARVDVPPLFFLPYLSGERTPHNNPQAKGVFFGMTHQHGRPELALAVLEGVGYALAEGMDAVHACGIKPTSVTLIGGGARSPFWRQMLADISGQTLDYCRGGDVGPALGAARLAQLALQPDTPPETLLPTLPLEQRHQPDAQRHQRYQLRRALFGRLYQQLAPLMDTDSL, from the coding sequence ATGGTTATCGGCATCGATTTAGGCACCTCCGGCGTTAAGGTGGTGCTGCTGAACGCAGCAGGCGAGGTGGTCGCCAGCCAGACGGAGAAGCTGACCGTTTCGCGTCCGCAGCCGCTGTGGAGCGAGCAGGACGCAAACAGCTGGTGGCAGGCGACCGACAGCGCATTGCAGGCGCTGCGTCAGCAGCACGATCTCAGTCAGGTCAGGGCGATCGGCCTGACCGGGCAGATGCATGGCGCGACGTTGCTGGATGCGCAGCATCAGCCGCTGCGTCCGGCGATTTTATGGAACGATGGCCGCAGCCTCGCGCAGTGTCAGCAGCTGGAAGAAAGTGTGCCGCAGGCGCGGCAGATTACCGGCAACCTGATGATGCCAGGCTTTACCGCGCCGAAGCTGCTGTGGGTCAGGGAGCATGAGCCGGCGGTTTTCTCACGTATCGCGAAGGTGCTGCTGCCGAAAGATTATCTGCGCTGGCGTCTGACCGGCGACTTCGCCAGCGATATGTCCGATGCGGCGGGCACGCTTTGGCTGGACGTGGCGAATCGCTGCTGGAGTGATGCCCTGCTGGAGGCCTGCGGGCTGACGCAGGCGCAAATGCCGACGCTGTTCGAGGGCAACCAGATTACCGGCTATTTGCAGCCTGCGCTGGCGCAGCGCTGGGGCATGGAAAGCGTGCCGGTGGTGGCGGGCGGCGGCGATAATGCCGCGGGCGCGATAGGCACCGGCATGATTAACGCCGGACAGAGCATGTTGTCGCTGGGCACGTCCGGCGTCTATTTCGTCGTAAGCGACGGTTTCCTGGCGAACCCGGAAAGCGCAGTTCACAGTTTTTGTCACGCGCTGCCGAACCGCTGGCATCTGATGTCGGTGATGCTCAGCGCGGCGGCCTGTCTGGACTGGGCGGCGGCGCTGACCGGCTGTGCCGATGTGCCGGCGCTGCTGGCCGAGGCGGAGCGGGCGCGCGTCGATGTGCCGCCGCTGTTCTTTCTGCCCTATCTTTCCGGCGAGCGCACGCCGCACAACAATCCGCAGGCGAAAGGGGTCTTTTTCGGCATGACGCACCAGCATGGACGTCCCGAACTGGCGCTGGCGGTGCTGGAAGGGGTGGGATACGCGCTGGCGGAGGGCATGGATGCGGTGCACGCCTGCGGCATTAAGCCGACGAGCGTGACGCTGATCGGCGGCGGCGCGCGCAGCCCGTTCTGGCGGCAGATGCTGGCGGACATCAGCGGTCAGACGCTGGACTACTGTCGCGGCGGCGATGTCGGCCCGGCGCTGGGCGCCGCACGGCTGGCGCAGCTGGCGTTGCAGCCGGATACGCCGCCGGAAACGCTGCTGCCCACGCTGCCGTTAGAACAGCGCCATCAGCCGGATGCGCAGCGCCATCAGCGCTATCAGTTGCGGCGTGCGCTGTTCGGCAGGCTTTATCAGCAGCTGGCGCCGCTGATGGATACGGATTCACTGTAA
- the xylH gene encoding xylose ABC transporter permease XylH yields MLPASGGGAPGKLRLLNLQVLVMLAAILLIMLFFTWMTDGAYLSARNVSNLLRQTAITGILAVGMVFVIISAEIDLSVGSMMGLLGGAAAIFDVWLGWPLPLTIVVTLALGLLLGAWNGWWVAYRKVPSFIVTLAGMLAFRGVLVGITNGTTVAPTSPAMSQIGQSYLPDGIGFGFGVIGLGLFIIWQWRLRLRRQQMGLSQPPARSAVSRQAITALLVLGAIWLLNDYRGVPTPVLILALLLLAGMFMATRTAFGRRIYAIGGNLDAARLSGINVARTKLAVFAINGLLVAVAGLILSSRLGAGSPSAGNIAELDAIAACVIGGTSLAGGIGSVAGAVMGAFIMASLDNGMSMMDVPTFWQYIVKGAILLLAVWMDSATRRRA; encoded by the coding sequence ATGCTGCCCGCCAGCGGCGGCGGCGCGCCGGGCAAACTGCGCCTGCTCAATTTGCAGGTGCTGGTGATGCTGGCCGCTATCTTACTGATTATGCTGTTTTTCACCTGGATGACCGACGGCGCTTATCTCAGCGCGCGCAACGTCTCTAACCTGCTGCGCCAGACGGCGATCACCGGCATTCTGGCGGTAGGGATGGTCTTCGTCATTATCTCGGCGGAGATCGACCTGTCGGTCGGCTCGATGATGGGGCTGCTGGGCGGCGCGGCGGCGATTTTCGATGTCTGGCTGGGTTGGCCGCTGCCGCTGACCATCGTGGTGACGCTGGCGCTCGGCCTGTTGCTGGGCGCGTGGAACGGCTGGTGGGTGGCCTACCGCAAAGTCCCCTCCTTTATCGTCACCCTTGCCGGGATGCTCGCCTTTCGCGGCGTGCTGGTCGGCATCACCAACGGCACTACCGTCGCGCCGACCAGCCCGGCGATGTCGCAAATCGGGCAAAGCTACCTTCCTGACGGCATCGGCTTTGGTTTCGGCGTGATTGGCCTTGGCCTGTTCATCATCTGGCAGTGGCGGCTGCGGCTGCGTCGTCAGCAGATGGGGCTGTCGCAGCCGCCGGCGCGCAGCGCGGTGTCGCGTCAGGCGATTACCGCCCTGCTGGTGCTGGGCGCGATCTGGCTGCTTAACGACTATCGTGGCGTGCCGACGCCGGTGCTGATTCTGGCGCTGCTGCTGCTGGCGGGCATGTTTATGGCGACGCGCACCGCCTTTGGCCGCCGCATTTATGCCATCGGCGGCAACCTCGACGCCGCGCGGCTCTCCGGCATCAACGTGGCGCGCACCAAGCTGGCGGTATTCGCCATTAACGGCCTGCTGGTGGCGGTCGCCGGGTTGATCCTTAGCTCCCGTCTCGGCGCCGGTTCGCCTTCCGCCGGGAACATCGCCGAGCTGGACGCCATCGCCGCCTGCGTGATCGGCGGTACCAGCCTGGCGGGCGGCATCGGTTCGGTGGCGGGCGCGGTGATGGGGGCCTTTATTATGGCCTCGCTGGATAACGGTATGAGCATGATGGATGTGCCGACCTTCTGGCAGTACATCGTGAAGGGCGCCATTCTGCTGCTGGCGGTCTGGATGGACTCCGCCACCCGGCGACGTGCTTAA
- the xylA gene encoding xylose isomerase yields the protein MQAYFDQIERVSYQGPDSSNPLAFRHYNPDEMVLGKRMEDHLRFAACYWHTFCWTGVDMFGVGAFDRPWQKAGDALEMAKRKADVAFEFFYKLNVPFYCFHDVDVSPEGESLKSYQHNLALMTEVLQQKQQESGVKLLWGTANCFTHPRYGAGAATNPDPEVFAWAASQVCSAMQATHQLGGENYVLWGGREGYETLLNTDLRQEREQLGRFMQMVVEHKHKTGFQGTLLIEPKPQEPTKHQYDYDVATVYGFLKQFGLEKEIKVNVEANHATLAGHSFHHEIATAIALGIFGSVDANRGDPQLGWDTDQFPVSVEENALVMYEIVKAGGFTTGGLNFDAKVRRQSTDKYDLFYGHIGAMDTMALALKVAARMIEAGELDRRVAQRYSGWNGELGQQILQGEMSLSALASHASAHQFNPQHQSGRQEQLENLVNSWLYRG from the coding sequence ATGCAGGCTTATTTTGATCAGATCGAGCGCGTAAGCTATCAGGGGCCGGACAGCAGCAATCCGCTGGCGTTTCGTCACTATAATCCCGATGAAATGGTATTAGGCAAGCGCATGGAGGACCACCTGCGTTTCGCCGCCTGCTACTGGCATACCTTCTGCTGGACCGGCGTGGATATGTTCGGCGTCGGCGCGTTTGACCGCCCCTGGCAAAAGGCGGGCGACGCGCTGGAGATGGCGAAGCGCAAGGCGGACGTCGCCTTTGAGTTTTTCTACAAGCTGAACGTGCCGTTTTACTGTTTCCATGACGTGGACGTGTCGCCGGAAGGGGAGTCGCTGAAAAGCTATCAGCATAACCTGGCGCTTATGACCGAGGTGCTGCAACAGAAACAGCAGGAGAGCGGCGTGAAGCTGCTATGGGGCACCGCCAACTGCTTTACCCATCCGCGCTACGGCGCGGGCGCCGCCACCAATCCCGATCCAGAAGTGTTCGCCTGGGCGGCGAGCCAGGTGTGCAGCGCGATGCAGGCGACGCACCAGCTCGGCGGTGAAAACTACGTACTGTGGGGCGGGCGCGAAGGCTATGAAACCCTGCTGAACACCGATCTGCGCCAGGAGCGCGAGCAGCTTGGCCGCTTTATGCAGATGGTGGTGGAGCATAAGCATAAAACCGGTTTCCAGGGCACCCTGCTGATCGAGCCGAAGCCGCAGGAGCCGACCAAGCATCAGTATGATTACGATGTGGCGACGGTTTACGGCTTCCTGAAGCAGTTCGGCCTGGAAAAAGAGATTAAAGTGAACGTTGAAGCGAACCACGCGACGCTGGCGGGGCACAGTTTCCACCATGAGATCGCCACGGCGATCGCGCTGGGCATCTTCGGCTCGGTAGACGCCAACCGCGGCGACCCGCAGCTGGGCTGGGATACCGATCAGTTCCCGGTCAGCGTGGAAGAGAATGCACTGGTGATGTATGAAATCGTGAAAGCGGGGGGCTTCACCACCGGCGGCCTGAACTTCGACGCCAAGGTGCGTCGCCAGAGCACGGACAAATACGATCTCTTTTATGGTCATATCGGCGCGATGGATACCATGGCGCTGGCGTTGAAGGTAGCGGCGCGCATGATCGAGGCGGGCGAGCTGGACCGTCGCGTGGCGCAGCGCTACAGCGGCTGGAACGGCGAGCTGGGGCAGCAGATCCTGCAGGGCGAAATGTCGCTGTCGGCGCTGGCTTCTCATGCGTCAGCGCATCAGTTCAATCCGCAGCACCAGAGCGGTCGTCAGGAACAGCTGGAGAATCTGGTGAACAGCTGGCTGTACCGTGGATAA